From the Spiroplasma alleghenense genome, one window contains:
- the deoD gene encoding purine-nucleoside phosphorylase, with amino-acid sequence MTPHIEAKKDEIAKVVIMPGDPLRAEVIAKKFLTDYKLVNKVRNMFMFTGFYKGTKVTIAGSGMGCASIGIYSYELYKFYDVDHIIRVGSAGAYNEKLKVYDIVNTKEAFGESPYPKLAAGLDTNLVPSTTKLYDLINKTAAENNLSVHEGKVHSSDVFYRKTDSMAFAKENNLDCVEMESLALFANAVETKKSAACLLTISDSFVTKEVTTAEERQNNFMDMIKIALETATKL; translated from the coding sequence ATGACACCACACATAGAAGCTAAAAAAGACGAAATAGCAAAAGTAGTAATCATGCCAGGAGACCCCTTGAGAGCCGAGGTAATCGCAAAGAAATTTTTAACCGACTATAAATTAGTTAACAAAGTTAGAAATATGTTTATGTTTACAGGATTTTACAAAGGAACAAAAGTAACCATTGCAGGAAGCGGGATGGGATGCGCAAGCATTGGAATTTATTCATACGAATTATATAAATTTTATGATGTTGATCACATTATTCGAGTTGGATCAGCGGGAGCTTATAACGAGAAACTAAAGGTTTATGATATTGTTAATACTAAAGAAGCTTTTGGAGAATCACCATACCCAAAACTAGCAGCAGGATTGGATACAAACTTAGTTCCATCAACAACAAAATTGTATGACTTAATCAATAAAACCGCAGCTGAAAATAATCTTTCAGTGCACGAAGGAAAAGTTCACTCAAGTGACGTATTTTATCGCAAAACTGATTCAATGGCCTTTGCCAAAGAAAACAACCTTGATTGTGTTGAAATGGAATCGTTAGCATTATTTGCAAATGCAGTTGAAACTAAAAAAAGTGCCGCTTGTTTATTAACAATCTCAGATAGTTTTGTTACTAAAGAAGTTACAACAGCCGAAGAGCGTCAAAACAACTTTATGGACATGATTAAGATCGCCCTAGAAACTGCAACTAAATTATAA
- the tsaD gene encoding tRNA (adenosine(37)-N6)-threonylcarbamoyltransferase complex transferase subunit TsaD, which produces MKILAIESSCDELSLAILDDGKVLTNIISSQIKDHQKFGGVVPELAARLHLENIEWVIKSALKEADLSINEIELVAYTKNPGLIGSLIVGKIIAETIGAYLEVPIMGCHHILGHIYGASIEEDFVYPVLAMVVSGGHTQIQLLRSVDDYEIIGQTQDDAIGECYDKVARYLKLEYPGGPIIDKLAQTGNPDEFKLPIPKTENEFDFSYSGLKTACTNLINKYNQNNEEINKADFAASFQKTAVQTICEKFEKAVIKYQPKTITVAGGVSANSLIRQKVVEIGKNNKIEHIIIPKLEYCTDNGAMIGKFAQEKINISKKLI; this is translated from the coding sequence ATGAAAATTCTAGCGATTGAATCTAGTTGTGACGAGCTAAGTTTAGCAATTCTTGATGACGGCAAAGTTTTAACAAACATTATTTCAAGTCAAATAAAAGACCACCAAAAATTTGGAGGAGTTGTTCCTGAATTAGCAGCAAGACTTCACCTAGAGAACATCGAATGAGTTATTAAATCAGCTTTGAAAGAAGCTGATTTATCAATTAATGAGATAGAATTAGTTGCATACACTAAAAATCCAGGTTTAATAGGGAGTTTGATTGTTGGTAAAATAATTGCTGAAACTATTGGCGCTTATTTAGAAGTTCCAATTATGGGTTGCCATCATATTTTAGGGCATATTTATGGGGCTAGTATTGAAGAGGATTTTGTTTATCCTGTTTTAGCTATGGTTGTTAGTGGTGGACATACCCAAATCCAACTTCTTCGTTCAGTTGATGATTATGAAATAATCGGACAAACCCAAGATGATGCAATTGGGGAGTGTTATGACAAGGTTGCTCGTTATTTAAAATTAGAATATCCAGGTGGTCCTATAATTGATAAGTTAGCGCAAACCGGAAATCCTGATGAATTTAAACTTCCAATACCCAAAACTGAGAATGAATTTGATTTTTCATATTCGGGACTTAAAACTGCATGCACTAATCTAATAAATAAATATAATCAAAATAATGAGGAAATAAATAAAGCAGATTTTGCTGCTTCTTTTCAAAAAACAGCTGTTCAAACAATTTGTGAAAAGTTCGAAAAAGCCGTAATCAAATACCAGCCAAAAACCATTACAGTAGCTGGAGGGGTAAGTGCCAACTCTCTAATTCGCCAAAAAGTCGTTGAAATTGGAAAAAACAACAAAATTGAGCACATTATCATTCCAAAATTGGAATATTGTACCGATAATGGCGCAATGATTGGAAAATTCGCACAAGAAAAGATAAATATTTCCAAAAAATTGATATAA
- a CDS encoding MurR/RpiR family transcriptional regulator, translating to MRSFLVKLATIDENILTSRETQIVEYIKANLHEIVNSNMKIERLAQEVGTGYSAIYGLLNKLNIRGYRDFSISLSNDADSQEIEVAKNDENVAASYINLIKQNYSLIEKRAIFESLKLIRKSTRIFICYWENSLMGPAQVLENFLYKEKLNCYLLDNDWDTLLDRVENLREDDLFIFYTKYGQSKHLERIMNRIKNKNGDIIYISGRVSNPEIARLANSSHTLIIENYESTQFNSYVSQSVPFHYFNDLFIYHFVNTSNQERAE from the coding sequence ATGAGATCATTTTTAGTAAAGTTGGCAACAATTGATGAAAACATTCTTACAAGTAGGGAAACTCAAATTGTCGAATATATTAAAGCTAATTTACACGAAATAGTAAATAGCAACATGAAAATTGAAAGACTTGCCCAAGAGGTTGGAACAGGATATAGTGCAATCTACGGATTATTAAACAAACTAAATATCAGGGGTTACCGCGACTTCTCCATTTCTCTTTCAAACGATGCAGATTCACAAGAAATCGAAGTGGCTAAAAACGATGAAAATGTTGCAGCAAGTTACATTAACTTAATAAAACAAAACTATTCTTTAATAGAAAAACGTGCAATTTTTGAATCATTAAAACTAATTAGAAAATCAACAAGAATTTTTATTTGTTACTGAGAAAACTCGCTTATGGGCCCAGCACAAGTTTTAGAAAACTTCTTGTATAAAGAAAAATTGAATTGCTATCTTTTAGATAACGACTGAGATACTTTATTAGATCGTGTCGAAAACTTAAGAGAAGATGATTTATTTATTTTTTATACAAAATATGGTCAATCAAAGCACCTTGAAAGAATTATGAACAGAATTAAGAATAAAAATGGAGATATTATTTATATCTCTGGAAGAGTTTCAAATCCCGAAATTGCTAGATTAGCAAATTCATCACATACACTAATAATTGAAAATTATGAATCAACTCAATTTAATAGCTATGTTTCACAATCAGTTCCCTTTCATTATTTTAATGATTTATTTATTTATCATTTTGTAAATACGTCAAATCAAGAAAGAGCTGAATAG
- a CDS encoding type I phosphomannose isomerase catalytic subunit, which produces MEILKLAPFFSERLWGGQKLKEMGFKTPINKKIGEAWVISAHENGMSYIDSPGTYEGMALKDLFEKHHELFGGNYKEYPLLVKVITARDYLSVQVHPDDEYAKEHHNSFGKPESWYVLEAPKDSELIYGHNAKTADEFKKMVDEGNWDKLLKKEPIEEGDFLYVPPGKVHAITPEVVIYELQRSSDITYRLYDYDRLDDKGNPRELHIQESLDNTKIPDTDHFVTKKAKGKVFSSEFFSLEIVEGAHQKEYICPEPADWLQITAIKGSGTINGVKFSKAQSAITIKGIDKMTITGNLKFLVSWIKK; this is translated from the coding sequence ATGGAAATTTTAAAATTAGCACCCTTTTTTAGCGAACGTCTATGGGGTGGTCAAAAACTTAAAGAAATGGGATTTAAAACTCCAATTAATAAAAAAATTGGAGAAGCCTGAGTTATTTCAGCTCATGAAAACGGGATGTCATATATTGATTCACCTGGTACTTATGAGGGAATGGCTTTAAAAGATTTATTCGAAAAACATCACGAACTATTCGGAGGAAACTATAAAGAATACCCATTACTAGTTAAAGTAATTACAGCAAGAGATTATTTATCAGTGCAAGTTCACCCAGATGATGAATACGCCAAAGAGCATCATAATTCATTTGGTAAACCAGAAAGTTGATATGTTTTGGAAGCTCCAAAAGATAGTGAATTAATTTATGGTCATAATGCCAAAACCGCCGATGAATTTAAGAAAATGGTGGATGAGGGAAATTGAGATAAATTACTTAAAAAAGAACCAATTGAAGAAGGTGACTTCTTATATGTACCTCCAGGAAAAGTGCATGCCATTACTCCTGAAGTTGTAATTTATGAACTTCAAAGATCAAGTGATATTACTTATCGTTTATACGATTATGATAGACTTGATGATAAGGGTAATCCTCGCGAACTACACATTCAAGAATCTTTGGATAATACTAAAATTCCTGACACAGACCACTTTGTTACTAAAAAAGCCAAGGGTAAAGTGTTTTCTTCTGAATTCTTTTCTTTAGAAATTGTTGAAGGGGCTCATCAAAAGGAATACATTTGTCCAGAACCAGCTGACTGACTGCAAATTACAGCTATTAAGGGTTCGGGAACAATTAATGGGGTTAAATTCTCAAAAGCACAATCAGCAATTACCATCAAAGGTATTGATAAAATGACAATTACAGGTAATTTAAAATTCTTAGTATCTTGAATTAAAAAATAG
- a CDS encoding cob(I)yrinic acid a,c-diamide adenosyltransferase → MNQRVQLLFKIAIVPVYAAMVVGAKEALALVPNIELVSFLLSFAALVFPILMVLGIITVFTFIEVFIYSYGVAQWMLLYLIAWPILVLLTLLFRPAIKRHWFIFVIINAIFGLCFGLIDAVLNYFVWFQFNLPVTIAYYLRGITFDIIHGSGNFVVAIILYKPVMALWNSHLKKYLGGNYFVKQEKGYVHIIMGEGKGKTSALNGMALRAAGDGWTVKYVRFLKNRPTSENKMLKKAKIKVENFYHFSKKFIWEMNETEVEEFKTETRKGFEHLKNLLQDSNNNMILIDELLGAIENKFIDEDELITALKNRRPGIEIGISGRYASDKLIEFADLVSKIEPVKHYFEKGVEARKGIEY, encoded by the coding sequence ATGAATCAGAGAGTCCAATTACTTTTTAAAATTGCCATTGTTCCAGTTTATGCTGCAATGGTAGTGGGAGCCAAAGAAGCTTTAGCTTTGGTACCCAATATTGAATTGGTCTCTTTTCTTTTGTCCTTTGCGGCTTTAGTATTTCCGATTCTAATGGTCTTGGGAATAATTACGGTGTTTACGTTTATTGAGGTATTTATCTACTCTTATGGTGTGGCACAATGAATGCTTTTGTATTTAATTGCTTGACCAATTCTAGTTTTATTGACTTTGCTGTTTAGACCAGCCATTAAGCGTCACTGATTTATTTTTGTAATAATAAATGCTATTTTTGGATTATGTTTTGGTTTAATCGATGCTGTTTTAAACTACTTTGTGTGGTTTCAATTTAATCTACCAGTAACGATTGCCTATTATCTACGCGGAATTACTTTTGATATTATTCATGGCTCGGGTAATTTTGTAGTAGCAATTATTTTGTACAAACCAGTAATGGCTTTATGAAATAGTCATTTGAAAAAATACTTAGGAGGTAATTATTTCGTGAAACAAGAAAAAGGATATGTTCATATAATTATGGGTGAGGGAAAAGGAAAAACCTCAGCTTTAAACGGGATGGCTTTAAGGGCTGCTGGAGATGGATGAACCGTTAAGTATGTGCGTTTTTTAAAGAATCGCCCAACTAGTGAAAACAAAATGCTTAAAAAAGCTAAAATTAAAGTTGAAAACTTTTATCATTTTTCAAAAAAATTTATCTGAGAAATGAACGAAACTGAAGTTGAAGAGTTCAAAACAGAAACTCGAAAAGGTTTTGAACATCTGAAAAATTTGTTACAAGATAGCAATAATAATATGATTTTAATTGATGAACTTCTTGGGGCCATAGAAAATAAATTTATTGATGAGGATGAATTAATTACAGCCTTAAAAAATCGTCGCCCGGGAATTGAAATAGGAATATCAGGAAGATATGCCTCAGATAAATTAATAGAATTTGCAGATCTGGTAAGTAAAATCGAGCCAGTCAAACATTATTTTGAAAAAGGGGTTGAAGCCAGAAAGGGGATTGAATATTAA
- a CDS encoding glycosyltransferase family 2 protein, producing the protein MLVSIIIATQGKKTRLVESFYSIQQQINKNYEIIVINEGNDADCEQLLRQDFKRNPNLKVVFNTKNQGTAYAWNMGIELATGQYFIFLKEGNTIDPNFIQRIEDIVTKSPDKIDLIEFSIQYTKLSDSHSDSVLESDKLYDLKVEHEPFAYTNPIIYNKLFRTEFVKDHNFSFRRFTRFDALFVYKILGQANNFMYISDILMNHRLSVVKYSAFDLVNQWPHVMNYYRRVGKFKNLKEEIYYAYYKDIIYRFLWMITKFENKVLVKKGVAFVERKVGNKLEEIKENEVFKKNLEPEFNDTINNLKDYFKEILKSS; encoded by the coding sequence ATGTTAGTTTCAATTATTATTGCCACCCAAGGTAAAAAAACCCGACTAGTGGAATCATTTTACAGCATTCAACAACAAATAAATAAGAATTATGAAATTATTGTTATAAATGAAGGTAATGATGCAGATTGTGAACAGCTATTAAGACAAGATTTTAAAAGAAATCCAAATTTAAAAGTAGTCTTTAATACAAAAAATCAAGGAACAGCTTATGCTTGAAATATGGGAATTGAGTTGGCGACAGGTCAATATTTCATTTTCTTAAAAGAGGGTAATACTATCGATCCTAACTTTATTCAAAGGATTGAAGATATTGTTACTAAGTCTCCAGATAAAATTGACTTAATTGAATTTTCAATTCAGTATACAAAATTAAGTGATTCTCACTCAGATTCAGTTTTAGAGTCAGATAAACTTTATGATTTAAAAGTCGAACACGAGCCATTTGCTTATACTAATCCAATAATTTACAATAAGTTATTTAGAACTGAATTTGTAAAAGATCATAATTTTTCTTTTAGAAGATTCACTAGATTTGACGCTTTGTTTGTTTACAAAATTTTGGGACAAGCAAATAACTTTATGTATATAAGTGATATTTTAATGAATCACCGTTTGAGCGTTGTGAAATATTCAGCCTTTGACTTGGTAAACCAATGACCCCATGTTATGAACTACTATCGTCGTGTTGGAAAATTTAAAAATTTAAAAGAAGAAATTTATTATGCTTATTACAAGGATATTATTTATCGCTTTTTATGAATGATAACTAAATTTGAAAATAAAGTTTTAGTAAAAAAAGGTGTGGCTTTTGTTGAGAGAAAAGTTGGAAATAAACTAGAGGAAATCAAGGAAAATGAAGTTTTCAAAAAAAACTTAGAACCCGAATTTAATGACACCATTAATAATTTAAAAGATTATTTTAAAGAGATTTTAAAGAGTTCTTAA
- a CDS encoding vitamin B12-dependent ribonucleotide reductase: MYSEKLIDSLNKDLTSEFKNLKQIDKKFNKTFDGVSRMVMLDRYSQKDLNLKTLKVGDLVITTIKPDPVFPSRGIGNITKLLKDGRYEIQIEPAYVGTIDSEFILESQKEDIIYKNKIEIDKPLELFWEQIAYRVGHALGKIEKNCQKEISEKFTQELENLNVIPAGRVLFGAGSDSAVTFFNCYVMPFIKDDRVGIAEHRQQVAEIMSRGGGVGTNGSTLRPRGAIAKSVGGKSSGSVSWLNDLSGLTHLIEQGGSRRGAQMIMMADWHPDIIEFIISKMQNTNILLWLREHSQSHLIREQANNKLRFKTLTASERKTYEAIVANKKNIEKDVVGEAQRNLDAGGTWAVANADFLSGANISVTLTDKFMAAVERDLNWELKFPDLDAFDAKQKNFYDTNWDKIGDVFEWEAKGYPVKVYEKIPARDLWDLINFCATYSAEPGIFFIDKANKMTNAQGYGMKVVATNPCGEQPLAPYSVCNLAAINLENFVDKKTKEVLYEKLSETVANCVQMQDNVIDATPYFLQANKTQALGERRVGLGVMGLHDMLIWAGLRYGSKDANKVVDKVFETICLSAYRKSIELAKLKGSFPFLTDKKKFIQSGFIQSLPKDIQDDILKYGLRNSHLLTVAPTGSTGTMVGASTGLEPYFAFSYFRSGRLGKFMEVKARIVEEWLTYYPEFIDKPLPDIFVAAMELSPEEHADVQCIIQRWVDSSISKTVNAPKGYTVKQVEQIYSRLYKGGAKGGTVYVDGSRDTQVLSLNDDDQTIDDGLEVITNPKVAKPIEGEQKIGNEIGDLCPVCSIGTLIDSAGCVTCNNCGAQLKCGL; encoded by the coding sequence ATGTATTCAGAAAAATTAATTGATTCACTTAACAAAGATTTAACAAGCGAGTTTAAAAACCTAAAACAAATTGACAAAAAATTTAACAAAACTTTTGATGGAGTTTCTAGAATGGTAATGTTAGATCGTTATTCGCAAAAAGATCTAAACTTAAAAACCTTAAAGGTTGGAGACCTGGTTATCACAACCATTAAACCCGATCCAGTCTTTCCTTCTAGAGGAATTGGAAACATTACCAAATTGCTAAAAGATGGTAGATATGAAATTCAAATTGAGCCAGCTTATGTTGGAACTATTGATTCTGAATTTATTTTAGAAAGTCAAAAAGAGGATATTATTTACAAAAATAAAATTGAAATTGATAAACCGCTTGAACTATTTTGAGAACAAATTGCTTATCGCGTTGGTCATGCCTTGGGTAAAATTGAAAAAAATTGTCAAAAAGAAATCAGTGAAAAATTTACTCAAGAATTAGAAAACTTAAACGTAATTCCGGCAGGAAGAGTTTTATTTGGAGCTGGAAGTGATAGTGCTGTAACTTTCTTTAATTGTTATGTAATGCCTTTTATTAAAGATGACCGTGTGGGAATTGCTGAACACCGCCAACAAGTGGCTGAAATCATGAGTCGTGGAGGAGGAGTTGGAACTAACGGTTCAACTCTAAGACCACGCGGAGCAATCGCTAAATCAGTGGGAGGTAAATCTTCAGGTTCAGTAAGCTGATTAAACGACCTTTCTGGGCTAACTCACTTAATCGAACAAGGTGGTTCTCGAAGAGGGGCACAAATGATTATGATGGCCGATTGGCATCCTGATATTATTGAATTTATAATTTCAAAAATGCAAAACACTAACATCTTGTTATGATTGCGCGAACACTCTCAATCACACCTAATCAGAGAACAAGCTAATAATAAATTAAGATTTAAAACTTTGACAGCAAGTGAAAGAAAAACTTACGAAGCAATTGTAGCAAATAAAAAAAATATTGAAAAAGATGTTGTTGGAGAAGCTCAAAGAAATTTAGATGCTGGTGGCACTTGAGCCGTTGCTAATGCTGATTTCTTATCAGGGGCAAATATTTCAGTAACTTTAACTGACAAATTTATGGCTGCGGTTGAAAGGGATTTAAATTGAGAATTGAAATTCCCAGATTTAGACGCCTTTGATGCAAAACAAAAAAACTTCTATGATACTAATTGAGATAAAATCGGAGATGTCTTTGAATGAGAAGCAAAGGGATATCCTGTAAAAGTTTATGAAAAAATACCAGCACGAGATTTGTGAGATTTAATTAACTTCTGTGCTACTTATTCTGCTGAACCAGGAATATTCTTTATTGATAAAGCAAATAAAATGACTAACGCACAAGGTTATGGAATGAAAGTTGTTGCAACAAACCCATGTGGAGAGCAACCGCTCGCGCCATATTCGGTATGTAATCTAGCAGCAATTAACCTAGAAAATTTTGTTGATAAAAAAACCAAAGAAGTTTTATATGAAAAACTTAGTGAAACAGTTGCTAACTGTGTTCAAATGCAAGATAACGTAATTGATGCTACTCCATATTTCTTGCAAGCTAATAAAACTCAAGCGTTAGGAGAGCGAAGAGTAGGTCTGGGAGTAATGGGTCTTCATGATATGCTAATCTGAGCTGGTCTAAGATATGGTTCAAAAGATGCAAACAAGGTTGTTGATAAAGTTTTTGAAACTATCTGTTTAAGTGCTTATCGCAAATCAATTGAGTTAGCAAAATTAAAGGGTTCATTCCCATTCTTAACCGATAAGAAAAAATTCATCCAATCTGGATTCATCCAATCTCTACCAAAAGACATTCAAGATGACATTTTAAAATATGGACTTAGAAATTCTCACTTACTAACAGTTGCCCCAACAGGTTCAACTGGAACAATGGTTGGAGCTTCAACAGGATTAGAACCGTACTTTGCCTTCTCTTACTTTAGATCTGGAAGATTGGGTAAATTTATGGAAGTTAAAGCTAGAATCGTTGAAGAATGATTAACTTACTACCCAGAATTTATTGATAAGCCATTACCCGATATTTTTGTGGCAGCAATGGAGTTGTCACCAGAAGAGCACGCAGATGTTCAATGTATAATTCAACGTTGAGTTGACTCATCAATCTCAAAAACTGTTAATGCTCCGAAAGGATACACAGTTAAACAAGTAGAACAAATTTATTCACGTCTTTATAAAGGTGGAGCTAAAGGAGGAACGGTTTATGTTGATGGAAGCCGTGACACCCAGGTACTTTCTTTAAATGATGATGATCAAACTATTGATGATGGATTGGAAGTAATTACAAATCCAAAAGTAGCAAAACCAATTGAGGGAGAACAAAAAATTGGAAACGAAATCGGAGATTTATGTCCAGTTTGTTCAATCGGAACTTTAATCGATTCAGCAGGTTGTGTAACTTGCAATAATTGTGGAGCACAATTGAAGTGTGGGCTATAA
- the asnS gene encoding asparagine--tRNA ligase, which yields MDLKELFSSFKKLDKKKISLIARVRSNRQGKVVSFMVVNDGTTLNDLQVVYKPETKGFDSAVQSRVSSIVEVIGTLILTPGKPQPFELQAEEINLLDQAIEEYPLQKKEHSPEFLREIAQLRARTKTYNAVFRIRSSLSFAIHKFFQENGFVYVQTPIITGNDAEGAGEAFTVTTRSDDKYDQDFFGRKASLTVSGQLNAEAYAQAFKNVYTFGPTFRAENSFTSRHASEFWMIEPEVAFADLNQNIKLVEAMLKSVIEYIFAHNLEELEFLEANQEEGLINKLKGIVDSQFSVMKYEEVLEVLKTAIKNGHKFEENNIVFGLDLGTEHERYICEVHNKKPTFVTDYPKEIKSFYMKLNDDNKTVAAVDLLVPGIGELVGGSQREDDYSKLMNRIKELKMSEEEIAWYTDLRQYGYYKSAGFGIGFERLIMYVTGMSNIRDVIPFPRTPKNLLF from the coding sequence ATGGACTTAAAAGAGTTATTTTCTAGTTTTAAAAAATTAGATAAAAAGAAAATATCATTAATTGCGCGAGTTCGTAGTAATCGCCAAGGGAAAGTAGTTTCTTTTATGGTGGTGAACGACGGGACAACTTTAAATGATTTGCAAGTTGTTTATAAACCCGAAACTAAAGGTTTTGATTCAGCTGTGCAATCAAGAGTTAGCTCAATTGTTGAAGTTATTGGAACTTTAATTTTAACTCCAGGAAAACCGCAACCGTTTGAATTACAAGCTGAAGAAATAAACTTGCTTGATCAAGCGATTGAAGAATATCCACTACAAAAAAAAGAACACTCACCAGAGTTTTTAAGAGAAATCGCTCAGTTACGCGCCAGAACTAAAACTTACAATGCGGTTTTTAGAATTCGTTCTAGTTTGTCATTTGCAATTCACAAGTTCTTTCAAGAAAATGGTTTTGTTTATGTTCAAACCCCAATTATAACAGGAAACGATGCAGAAGGTGCTGGTGAAGCTTTTACAGTCACAACCCGAAGTGATGATAAATATGATCAGGACTTCTTTGGTAGAAAAGCATCTCTAACAGTTTCGGGACAATTAAATGCAGAAGCTTATGCTCAGGCCTTTAAAAATGTTTATACTTTTGGACCAACTTTTAGAGCTGAAAATTCTTTTACCTCAAGGCATGCATCAGAATTTTGAATGATAGAACCCGAAGTTGCGTTTGCAGATTTAAATCAAAATATTAAATTGGTTGAAGCGATGCTAAAAAGTGTTATTGAATATATTTTTGCTCACAACTTAGAGGAGTTGGAATTCTTAGAAGCGAACCAAGAGGAAGGTTTAATTAATAAACTTAAAGGAATAGTGGATTCACAATTTTCAGTTATGAAATATGAAGAAGTTCTAGAAGTTCTTAAAACAGCTATTAAAAATGGTCATAAATTTGAGGAAAATAACATTGTATTTGGTCTTGATTTAGGAACAGAACACGAAAGATATATTTGTGAAGTTCATAACAAAAAACCAACATTTGTAACAGATTATCCCAAAGAAATTAAGTCTTTTTATATGAAGTTAAATGATGATAACAAAACTGTTGCAGCGGTTGATTTATTAGTTCCTGGAATTGGGGAATTAGTTGGGGGAAGTCAAAGAGAAGATGACTACTCAAAATTAATGAATCGAATTAAAGAGTTAAAAATGAGTGAAGAAGAAATCGCTTGATATACAGATTTACGTCAATATGGTTATTATAAATCAGCAGGATTTGGAATCGGATTTGAAAGATTAATTATGTACGTGACAGGAATGAGTAACATTAGAGATGTTATTCCATTTCCAAGAACACCTAAAAACTTATTATTTTAA
- a CDS encoding ABC transporter permease, protein MLVAMIAFISGVFAIFLIASISGTLSERAGVVNISIEGFMTMGALSFAIAGSFMNSTGNSNWTQIIALVIAMGVSGLFALLHGYASIKLKSNQVVVGTAINILAQGIALYLATSGALGSDGTRIPTNYAMISFDNNANIFNLYLIIAILIASITGVFFTFTKIGKRYAACGENPHAVDAAGINVIKYRYIAIIISGMLAGLAGAMFVVVEISGSFRGSTAGWGFLALAIMIVGQWRVKYIVPSALLFSIMFGLGKYLWAINGVPESFATNQDLFKVLPFVGSLIVMVIFSKWSKAPKASGIPFDKSQR, encoded by the coding sequence ATGTTAGTTGCAATGATAGCATTTATTTCAGGAGTTTTTGCAATTTTCCTAATTGCTTCAATTTCGGGAACACTTTCAGAAAGAGCCGGGGTTGTAAATATTTCAATTGAAGGTTTCATGACAATGGGGGCGCTTTCATTTGCCATAGCCGGAAGTTTTATGAACTCAACAGGGAATAGTAATTGAACTCAAATTATAGCATTAGTTATTGCTATGGGTGTTTCTGGTTTATTCGCTCTTCTTCATGGTTATGCTTCAATTAAATTGAAGTCCAATCAAGTAGTTGTAGGTACCGCAATTAATATTCTTGCACAAGGTATTGCACTATATTTAGCAACATCTGGAGCCTTGGGTTCTGATGGAACAAGAATTCCAACAAATTACGCAATGATTAGTTTTGATAATAATGCAAATATATTTAACTTATATTTAATTATTGCCATATTAATCGCATCAATTACAGGAGTGTTTTTTACCTTTACAAAAATAGGTAAGAGATATGCTGCGTGTGGTGAAAACCCACATGCAGTAGATGCGGCAGGAATTAATGTTATTAAATATCGCTACATCGCTATTATTATTTCAGGAATGTTGGCCGGTCTTGCTGGAGCAATGTTTGTTGTAGTGGAAATATCTGGTTCATTTAGAGGTAGCACCGCGGGATGAGGTTTTCTAGCTTTAGCAATTATGATTGTTGGGCAATGAAGGGTGAAATATATAGTTCCTTCAGCGCTGCTATTTTCAATTATGTTTGGGCTAGGAAAATACTTATGAGCCATTAATGGGGTTCCAGAATCTTTCGCAACAAACCAAGATTTATTTAAAGTTTTACCATTTGTTGGTTCTCTAATTGTTATGGTTATATTTAGTAAGTGATCTAAAGCGCCAAAAGCTTCGGGGATACCATTTGATAAATCCCAAAGATAA